The Dioscorea cayenensis subsp. rotundata cultivar TDr96_F1 chromosome 18, TDr96_F1_v2_PseudoChromosome.rev07_lg8_w22 25.fasta, whole genome shotgun sequence genome includes the window GAAAATGTTTTCTGTTAATGTCAGAAATTAGTTTTTGCAACTTGTTAGATTTGTAGattaccttttcttttcatgGAAATTCATGGTGTGTACTGATTATGTGCTTTGGTTGATTACTTGCAGGTTTTGGTTGGGGAAGCCTGCAAAACAGTACATTCAATGGTATGAGCCAGTCTTTAAAACAGGAAAGCTTGTTATAAGCATCATCACATTGTTAAGAGCACAGAGCCGCCTTTCAAAGCTTTCATTTGCAGATGTACTTAAGAAAGTTTCAGAATTTGATAACAATCATCCTGCGTTTATCTCTCACAATCTAGTGTTGGTGGAGAGTTATGTGTTGGCTCATGGACAATTTATTCTTCAACTATTTTCCAAGTTCCCTGATAAGGAGATACAAAAATGTGCTTTTGTCACTTGTCTTTCTCATAAGATGCAAGAGAGGCACCATTTTAAGCCTCttagggagaagaagattgtTGTGCGTACAGAAGAAAATCTGAATGCAAGTGCTGCAGTGAGGGTCTTGTCAAAGAGAGATTTGATGCGAGCCACTTCTACAAGGTTGATTAATGAGATCTGGCAAGagtattatttacattattttccGAATAATTCAAAACATGGAGACACCCAAGAAGTCAAAAAACAAGACCttaagaagaaggaagagaatgCAGAGGAAGGTCTGGAGGAGAAGGTGCCTAATAAAGAGGAGAAATTGTCAAAACCTTGTCCATCTACTCAATCATGTAACCCCAAATCTAGACATGGGGAAGTACTATGGAAAGGAGAACCTACTGTAAAGACAGGCTCTGGGGATGCTTTTTACAGACAAGCAGATGTTCATGGAGACCAACTTGTTGTTGGTGGGGCGGTAGTGGTAGGAACTGATGAGTCAGAAGACAACATGACCATAGTTTTCTTGGAGTACATGTTTGAAAAAGAGGGCACAAAAATGGCTCATGGGAGGATTCTACTGAAAAGCTCTGAAACAATCCTTAAAAATGCAGGGAATGAGAGGGAGGTTTTCCTGACCAGTGACTGTGTGGACTTCAAATTGGGTGACGTTAAAGAATCTGTAACTGTGGAAATACGATTGCGGTCATGGGGGCATGAACACAGAGCATCTTATTCTAATGCTGACAAGATTGATATGGCAAAGGctgaagagagaaagaaaaatggACTACCAATGGAGTATTATTGTAAAAGCTTGTATTGGCCTGAGAGAGGTGCTTTTGTCTCTCTTCCTTTTGACAGCATGGGCCTCGGAAATGGGGTTTGTAATTCCTGTAAGCAAAGAGATACACAGGAGGTTCAGTTTGTTGTTTCCTCCAGGACCAGTTTTTCTTATATGAAGACTGAATACAAAGTACATGACTTTGTCTATGTGAGGCCTCATTCTTTCAGTATGGCAAAAGATAAGCGGAAAACTGTAAAAGGTGGGAGGATTGTAGGGCTAAAGCCTTACATAGTGTGTCATTTGCTGGGCGTTGAAGGTGCCAAAAGGAAAGGAGCCACACCAGAATCCACCCTTGTCAAAGTTAGAAGATTCTACAGACCAGAAGATATTTCTGCTGATGAGGCTTATGCTGCTGATATTAGAGAAGTAAGTAAATTTTGATCTTCATGCACTAATTTCATGTTGTGTTTCTCAATGGTTTGTAACAACTGATGTGCTGTGATAATGGATTATAGGTATATTATAGTGAAGACATTTTCAGTGTTTCTGTTGAAATGCTAGAAGGAAAGTGTGAAGTCAGAAAAAAGAATGATCTCCCAACTCTGGACTTTCCTGCTATCACtcaacatgttttcttttgtgaaaaaatttataatgcgGTCAACAAATGCTTGAATGAGGTACATAATCTAATTTATTCATTCACTAATTTATCTGTTGTTTGTGCTTTTTGCTGTGCTGAGTTTATTCTATATCCAGTTGCCTGCCAAACACAAGTTTATTATATCCTTAAACCGAAAGGCATCTCACACTTCCTTGAGGATGTTAAAGAGAGAGGAAAATTGTGATGTTGAGCCAGATGATTGTGGTAGAAGGAAAGATTTATCCAAGGATGGCCGCTTGGCTGCTTTAGATATCTTTTCTGGCTCAGGGGGTCTTTCGGAAGGACTGCACCAATCCGGTAAGCTCTTCTTGCTTCAATGTAGGAGTAATGGATTGAATTTTCTAATCATATGTAAACCTTGGTGATGTTTTTCAATATTCAGGTGTTTCATTCACAAAGTGGGCCATAGAATACGAGCAGTCATCTGGAGAAGCATTTAGCCAAAACCATCCTGACACATTGGTGTTCATTGATAATTGCAATGTCATTTTAAGGTGCTTGTTTGCTTTTATGTCTCCACTCTCCGGTTGCTTCTTTAAGTAATTCTGTTTGGGTTTGGTGATATAGGGCCATCATGGAAAAGTGTGGGGATGTAGATGACTGCATCTCTACTTCTGAGGCCACTAAACTGGCTGCAGAGCTTAGTAAGGAAAAGCTAAACAACCTGCCATTGCCTGGTCAGGTAGATTTTATTTATGGAGGCCCCCCATGCCAGGTATGATCCTTTGTCTTTTTCTAATTGtcaacttaatatttttttttgcctgAGGGCCATCACTATCACTTTCACTTCAATAATCCTACATTTACCTCGTCAAATTTTATGTTCTGTCCAGGGATTTTCTTCTATGAATAGATTTAATCAAGGCGCCTGGAGTAAAGTGCAATGTGAGATGATTTTGTCCTTCTTATCTTTCGTGGAATATTTTCGTCCAAGGTTCTTTCTTTTGGAGAATGTCAGGACATTTGTGTCTTTTAACAAAGGACATACATTCAGATTTACTCTTGCTTCATTGCTAGAAATGGGTTATCAGGTATAATTCCTTTTTGTCATTCCTGCTCCCCAGTGTTCCTCAGTACTTTCTCATCTTCTCTTAAATTTGCCAATTTTTTCTTGTGCAGGTGAGATTTGGTGTTCTGGATGCTGGATCATATGGTGTTGCCCAATCCAGGAAGAGAGCTTTTATTTGGGCTGCTTCTCCGGAAGAGAAACTTCCAGAATGGCCGGAACCTATGCATGTTGTTGCTGGTTCTGAGCTGAGAATATTTCTTTCCAATGGCAAGCATTATAGTGCTGTTCGAAGCACTGCTGGTGGTGCTCCTTTCCGTGCTTTAACTGTGAAGGATACCATTGGAGATCTGCCTCCTGTTGGGAATGGAGCATCCAACGTTGAAATTGAAGTACTTATCTCACTGCTTTTGTGCTTTGCGTATTTTTGAATCTGACACCAACCCTTTGCATCTGCATCTGTTTAGGAAATAGATCATATTTCTTCTCTTCTCCATTAGTGTTTTAGTGGAAACATTCCCATTTTATTACAAATCTTCATTTGATGTTTGCACCAGGTGTTTCATTGATAGGAAAATCTACCATTAAAGTATTCCTATTTTTGTTTCTCTTACGGTGCAATTCTTTTCTCCTTATTATAGTATGCTGGCAAACCTGTTTCATGGTTCCAAAAGCAAATAAGAGGGAAAAGCCTTGTCTTGAAGGACCACATTGCCaaatcaatgaatgaaataaatttgCGTCGCTGTCAACTCGTTCCAAAGCATATAGGGGCTGACTGGCGCGAGCTCCCAGATGAGAAGGTACCACCTCTTCTATTATTACCACTGCTTTGGTTTCTTTGCTCATCAGATACCATTGCTTAATGAGCTAACACTAATGAATCAAATGCAGGTTGAATTATCAAATGGACAGATATCGGATTTGAGACCTCCCTGTCTGGTGAGGACCGCCCATAGGCACAATGATTGGAAGGGACTATTTGGAAGGTTGGGCTGGGAAGGTAACTTCCCAACCTCCACTACCGATCCCAATCCCATGCATAAGGTTGGCATGTGTTTTCACCCTAATCAGGACAGAATTGTTACAGTCCGTGAGTGTGCTCGTTCTCAGGTAAATTTTCTCCATGCTCATCTCCTCTGTTGTGATAGTCTTGTCTTTTAAGCTATTGACTTTGCATTTGAAAGCATCTACTTATTTTGTCAGTAATGCCACCACACTGAAACGTGCAACCCAAAAATTTTTGTGATGCTTTTCTTTGTGCAAGTTTGCTTTTGTGTTTTGATCCAGTGACAAGATTCTGCAcgaaatctttttttttttggacattGATCAATGAATAGCCATGACATATATCTGTAAAGTACAAAGTATCGGGTTTTCATGATCTGTTTTCTTTATCGTTCCTTGAATGCAGCAACATTCTCACATAATCTAGGACTTGAAACTTAAGATATAGAACAACAAAGCCATTGTTTGCATGAATGCAATTGAAGTAACTGTATATACTTGTTAAACACTCATGTTTCTGAGAATGGATCTTTGTTTTGAGGCTTGCTTGAACTAACATATTTTTGATCACAAATTAATTGGAATTCTTTGATGAATCTAGCACCGTCATTCATCTTTATCTTTTGCAATATGCAGGGCTTCCCTGATACCTACACATTTGTCGGTACCATTTCTGATAAGCACAGACAAGTTGGCAATGCTGTGCCACCTACCCTTGCATATGCACTAGGTAGGAAATTGAGAGAAGCAATTGATTCCAAGCTTGGTGACTGCTGAATAAGTTTAATCACACCAAGAcagatatttttgttttctttgcataatttaatgagataatttgaaaataagcTCTGTTGGCACCATTATCACAAACTATAATGTTTCAATTAGAGAACAAGAATGCATGTTGATTggtaaaatgaatatttttatagtttaaatttgTAATACCTTGAAttattctaaataatttaaCAGTTATCATCGTAAGACAGACTTAATTTGGTTTTGCTAGCATTGGTGTTTATTTACTTaagttatttgattttgtttatttttatttgaagtaaGAGGTtgatttgtgtgtatgtttttttttctcttaaaatttCTAGGGCATCAAAGTGATCATTGACAAAACAATGCAAGGACAAAACATTTCATTTAGAAATGATTAAGAAActgtaaatttatatattaaaaaattgtgtttaacaaaaataaatttaggaaattatttaagtttaaaaCACACACAACTTAATATGAAATTTCTTAGTGTTTAACATCTATTCAGTCTCTTCTTCTACCGTGTGGAATGCTCTATATTTGATATGGCAGAATGATACATTCCATCTGAGAATTAGAATTATAACCCAATAACTTCAATTTAGACGAAAGGATTAATCGCCCAATGGTAGTTAGAATACTGTGAAAGACGAGTACAAGATAGTACAAGATAATATTCAAATGTCCAGAGTTCAAGTCTCACtagacataataataatatcagaCCCACAATTTGTGCCACCGAGCGAAGATATGTGTGTTGAACAATTAATTTCATATCCGTACACATATAATGTTGACcaactaacataataatactTGTTTCAtttgtcaaataaataaataaaaatctagacATTTCAACAGTTGTCCTTGCAGAAGAAATTTCATATGTCATGCCAAACTTCCATTATCTTTCTGGACTGACTTCAACTATCAGAATCAGTCCACCCCATCTAACtaatgtttttttacttttcatgtTCCAAGATCTGTGAGTATTTTCCACAAAATATAAAGTGAAAAACTAATTTTCCAGATTCCAAATGTGGTTCTTATGCAAAATGGCTCCGTCCAAATAGAACCAGTCAGTTAATTGACCCAACCTATACGTGCTTGACCGGAGCGTCGTGACTTAGTCACTGCCGCCGAGCACTCAACAAAGGCCAATAAGAACCATCCACGTGTACTCAACCAGCACTCAAAACCCCAATATATTTTTGCCACGTAGGAGTTGCAGGTTAAGCTTGCTTGTTTCGCGAGCTATCTACTTCCCCGACCTTACGCGCGAAGAGATGAGAAACGAGGAAAGGGATTGTCATGTCTACTGAGGACTTTTCTCGAGTCAAGTGTTTCGATTTTGATTCCGGCGTTgatttttggaagaaaatttGGTGGagatttggttgttttttttttctgagttttATTGAATTGTTTTTCTGATTGAATCTCAATCGATTGGTGTTGCGGAGGAGGGTTTGCGTCGGAAAAGTGGCAGCTTTGAAGTGGGAGTTTATGGCTTTCTGGTTTCTCTGTTTGGTTCTTGTGCTCCACCATTCATCTAGGGTTTATGCTAATGATGAAGGTGAGTTGACTTCGTTGTTGGTTTTGGTGTTGATTTGCAGTTCTCTAGCTGACATTTCACTGATTTTTATGgggaatagattttttttttgttattcaaGTAAAGGGGATTATATGTTTACCTTTTTTTGCTTTGGGGTATTCAAGGTGATGTTTTTGGTTTAATTCTATTGCTCAATGTTGTTTGTgcttttaatttgattgaattGGTTACTTTATCATGCTTGAATGATAGACATGCAAGCATGAAAATTCTTGCTTTGCAAATTGCTGTTGTGAAGTGGAGAAATGTtgacaagaaaatagaatttcagTATAAAGTGTCTAGTTGGAGGGGAGTTGTTTAGATTCCATTCATTCTATTGGTTTCTCAGTCATATGCTTATGATGTTGAtgccctttttttttcataggtGATGCATTGTACACTTTTTATCTAGCCTTAATTGATTCTAAAGGTGTGCTACAGAGTTGGGATCGCACCTTGCCGAATCCATGTACCTGGTTCCATGTCACATGTGATCCCGATGATCGTGTTATTAGAGTGTAAGCAACGTATTTTCTTGATTCATGTTATATTTGTGTTATTGAAGTTTCTGGGCATTGCCTATGTTTTAACTGAGAATTTGACCTCTGCTTTCCTCTTCAGTGATCTTGGAAATGCAGAGCTATCTGGTAAACTAGTTCCTCAGCTTGGTCAGCTAAAAAAATTACAGTACTTGTACGTTCTTGAATGAAGTATTTTAGTCTTGAACTttcatcaatttcattgttgtaaattttcattttgatatgaACATCTTGATCCTGGCTATTTTCATTCACTATGCTATATTTGAAAAGGCTTTTGGGTAACATAATAATTGCCAGAGAAGATgaaattcaacatttttttgCATCTGTTCTCTGTAGTTGTACTTCAAAATTTAGTAGCAATTTTGTTGCGAAACATAATAATTACAagaaaagattataaaattcaacagtttcacatcttcttcttaGTTGTTTCACTAGATATCtgtttgtgttttaattttgatttgtaaGATGAACTAATTTACTTTCGCTGTGGTTATTTAATGTAATGGTAGAGTTCATTGGAACTTCTCATGCACTAACTCTGCAAATCTGTGCATTTTGTATGGGTTTCACGTTGTAGATTTGAAGGGGAATAATCCTatttagacattgcttgatgcAGGTTTTAAAACTGTAGTTAAGCTATTTCTTTCAAATTAAGCTATTTACAATCAACTAAATCTTTTACTTTCTGTCAGTTGTTTTTTGtatctatatttttgtttgattacttAGCTATTTATTGTGTTATGACAGAGAACTTTACAACAATAGCATAAGTGGGACAATTCCTAGTGAACTTGGAAATCTTTCAATCTTGGCGAGCTTGGATCTGTACTGGAACAACTTCACTGGCGGAATTCCTGACACCCTAGGAAAGCTCACAAATTTGCGGTTCCTGTATGTATTATTCTTTTAAATTCACTTTCATGATTGTAACATCCATTAGTagttattgtttattttcagCTGCAAAATCTTGCTTTATCACTGACAATAGATGTTAAAGAAATTGCAAAATTTACATTATCTGTCATATCAGAACAATTTAAAATGTCCAGGTAAAAAAATTCCAACAGGAATAAAGGAGCAGACTGTTGCCATCTTTTACATGGACTCATCTCTCATTTGaacatttacaatttttttttttttttgcatataacTTAATCCTTCTTTGTCCTTGACATGTCTGGGGAAGGATAGCCGACTTAACAATAACAATTTGACGGATAAAATTCCTCAGGATTTAACAAAGATCAACAATCTCCAAGTTCTGTAAGttccttttccttttatatTCTTCATCCGTCTATGCCATGGATTTCTCATAATTTTACATCACCTGTCTTTCATGCTAAAACAATGTGCAGTGATCTGTCAAACAACCACCTATCTGGAGAAGTTCCAGTTACTGGGTCTTTCTCACGATTCACTCCTGTCAGGTGCTCTACCTATACAATTcttgataattataaaaagaaaaaattaatcttttaaaaaaaatagtgatagTATGGTATGATGATCTAGTTGGATGTTGCTAACCCAATCAATTGACCCAACTTTTCAGTTTTAAAGGCAACCCTCTTCTATGCGGTCCTAACACGGAAAAGTCTTGTCCTAATGCTCCTCCGCTTTCTCCACCGCCTGCAATAGTCCAGCCTGCATCACCCTCTTCTAAAGGTGATCTTTCCAACTAGTTGTTAGTTACTAAGCCTCATATATGTTTGCTGCCAATGAGTCTGTTTGTCAAACTAATGACTTGCACCTATTGACTGTACAAAAATCTGGCATTCACTTGCTTTAGAATCCTTCTTGATATTCACAGTTTTAATGTACGCTGGTAAGATTGTCTGGACATTAGAGTGTAATCAGTCttatatttgatgttttttCTTCAACAGGTAACAGTGCCTCTAGCGTTGGGACTATGGCTGCAGGAATCGCTGCAGGTGCGGCTTTGCTCTTTGCTGCTCCAGCCATTGGATTTGCATGGTGGTCTCGTCATAGACAACGAGACTATTTCTATGATATACCTGGTTAGTAGTTGATGTACATGCCGGAAAATGTATTTACCATTATAATTCTAAAatctttgattgattttcttgaGCAGCTGAAGAGGAGCTGGACGTTCATTTGGGTCAGCTTAAGAAATTCTCCCTGCTAGAGCTACAGGTTGCAACTGAtagttttaacaaaaaaaacatcttGGGAAGAGGTGGTTTTGGAAATGTATATAGGGGACGGCTTGCAGATGGTACACTGGTGGCAGTAAAAAGACTCAAAGAAGAGCGCACCCCTGGAGGAGAGGTTCAATTTCAGACTGAAGTTGAGATTATTAGCTTGGCTGTCCATAGAAATCTACTTCGGCTTTTGGGATTTTGCTTAACACAAACAGAACGGTTGCTTGTGTATCCTTTTATGGCAAACGGCAGTGTTGCATCATTGTTGAGAGGTACTTTTTATGTCTTCATTATCCATCCCTGTAACTTGCTAAGCATTGCATATTCAATTGCTTGTTTcctgaaatattatttttgagaCAGCAAGGAACTGTTATATAGCACAAGAGAAATTGCTATTTTGTGATACTTGATTAATTGGTCTTTTGCAGAGCGTTCATCATCTCAACCTTCACTTGAGTGGCCAACTCGATGGCAGATTGCACTTGGATCTGCGAGGGGTCTATCATACTTACATGACCATTGTGATCCGAAGATCATACATCGAGATGTCAAAGCTGCCAACATTTTGTTAGATGAGGAATTTGTGGCAATTGTGGGAGATTTTGGTTTGGCCAAGCTTATGAACTACCGGGATACCCATGTAACAACTGCTGTTCGAGGGACTATTGGACACATTGCTCCAGAGTATATATCGACCGGAAAGTCTTCAGAGAAGACTGATGTTTTTGGATATGGAATAATGCTTTTGGAGCTCATCACAGGGCAGAGGGCATTTGATCTTGCTCGGCTtgcaaatgatgatgatgatgtcatGTTGCTTGAATGGGTAAGAGCTTTTATTCTcttgtttcattttcattagAACTAACATAATTAATGTTTCTCAGTTTTTTATTGAACATTTTGCTTTCTCATTTATGGAATAACTATTGTTTGGTAGTTTTCTAGTTCAGAATTACACTTCGTGCGACACTCTAGCTTTTTCGAAGAAatgttttttagaatttaagtGTCAATTCTTTCTTTAGTATGCATGGTCATACAGTTGAATGTGGGTAATCTACATTTATAACATTGCCATGCAGTATAAATTGAAAGTTGTATGTTGAGTGATCGGTGAGTGACGTTCAAAGTCTATCCCAAATAGTCAGTCATAAAATTGTAGTAATGACCTTTCTAAGATTTAGTATTGAACTACCAATGCTACGTTGAACTTTGGTtgccacatttgcttttgatgtC containing:
- the LOC120282318 gene encoding LRR receptor kinase BAK1-like isoform X2 — encoded protein: MLMMKSWDRTLPNPCTWFHVTCDPDDRVIRVDLGNAELSGKLVPQLGQLKKLQYLELYNNSISGTIPSELGNLSILASLDLYWNNFTGGIPDTLGKLTNLRFLRLNNNNLTDKIPQDLTKINNLQVLDLSNNHLSGEVPVTGSFSRFTPVSFKGNPLLCGPNTEKSCPNAPPLSPPPAIVQPASPSSKGNSASSVGTMAAGIAAGAALLFAAPAIGFAWWSRHRQRDYFYDIPAEEELDVHLGQLKKFSLLELQVATDSFNKKNILGRGGFGNVYRGRLADGTLVAVKRLKEERTPGGEVQFQTEVEIISLAVHRNLLRLLGFCLTQTERLLVYPFMANGSVASLLRERSSSQPSLEWPTRWQIALGSARGLSYLHDHCDPKIIHRDVKAANILLDEEFVAIVGDFGLAKLMNYRDTHVTTAVRGTIGHIAPEYISTGKSSEKTDVFGYGIMLLELITGQRAFDLARLANDDDDVMLLEWVKSLLKDKRLDKLIDPDMQNNYVETEVESLIRVALLCTQGSPADRPRMAEVVRMLEGEGLAERWEEWQDLEPVTQQDLRLQIPSSHGNSFSNFNYSAVELSGPR
- the LOC120282317 gene encoding DNA (cytosine-5)-methyltransferase 1B-like isoform X2; this translates as MRKGNKRKVTEFCSRKKRRLTDDNAVVIAKMRSNSSLQNVEDSVGRTRPKRGALWSNCKKKSVKINGKSSIVETRRIRLVEDEEVAVGLTRLGSEDHPPCRKLLDFILHDAEGNPKLLEMSEIEDLFITAFIMPLDDNLEKAKGRGVKCVAFGRIDSWAISGYDEGSPVVWISTDIADYECVKPSSCYKCFYEHFYEKAQISIEVYRKLARSAGGNPDLSLAELVAAVVRSMNRSKSSCSEFIGRDFVICLGRFIYNQLIGLDETSERNDASFSTLPTLLALNNECRNRTDFNKSPSNASCGILKINEAQQSQIIEDDDQKCARLLQEWENWISMKQERARQSTTSRSLCTAEIASYYPLPAYYQPSAEEMDEYIIFENDANMCYPEPPRRVLHNWSLYDSDSRFVPLELLLMKPWDEVDLTVFGSGIVTYDDKYDDETGFCHGTEPGLSSPNSLRIEDTDGFPIFLSALKKWRIKKFEPSTFFISIQTDVARFWLGKPAKQYIQWYEPVFKTGKLVISIITLLRAQSRLSKLSFADVLKKVSEFDNNHPAFISHNLVLVESYVLAHGQFILQLFSKFPDKEIQKCAFVTCLSHKMQERHHFKPLREKKIVVRTEENLNASAAVRVLSKRDLMRATSTRLINEIWQEYYLHYFPNNSKHGDTQEVKKQDLKKKEENAEEGLEEKVPNKEEKLSKPCPSTQSCNPKSRHGEVLWKGEPTVKTGSGDAFYRQADVHGDQLVVGGAVVVGTDESEDNMTIVFLEYMFEKEGTKMAHGRILLKSSETILKNAGNEREVFLTSDCVDFKLGDVKESVTVEIRLRSWGHEHRASYSNADKIDMAKAEERKKNGLPMEYYCKSLYWPERGAFVSLPFDSMGLGNGVCNSCKQRDTQEVQFVVSSRTSFSYMKTEYKVHDFVYVRPHSFSMAKDKRKTVKGGRIVGLKPYIVCHLLGVEGAKRKGATPESTLVKVRRFYRPEDISADEAYAADIREVYYSEDIFSVSVEMLEGKCEVRKKNDLPTLDFPAITQHVFFCEKIYNAVNKCLNELPAKHKFIISLNRKASHTSLRMLKREENCDVEPDDCGRRKDLSKDGRLAALDIFSGSGGLSEGLHQSGVSFTKWAIEYEQSSGEAFSQNHPDTLVFIDNCNVILRAIMEKCGDVDDCISTSEATKLAAELSKEKLNNLPLPGQVDFIYGGPPCQGFSSMNRFNQGAWSKVQCEMILSFLSFVEYFRPRFFLLENVRTFVSFNKGHTFRFTLASLLEMGYQVRFGVLDAGSYGVAQSRKRAFIWAASPEEKLPEWPEPMHVVAGSELRIFLSNGKHYSAVRSTAGGAPFRALTVKDTIGDLPPVGNGASNVEIEYAGKPVSWFQKQIRGKSLVLKDHIAKSMNEINLRRCQLVPKHIGADWRELPDEKVELSNGQISDLRPPCLVRTAHRHNDWKGLFGRLGWEGNFPTSTTDPNPMHKVGMCFHPNQDRIVTVRECARSQGFPDTYTFVGTISDKHRQVGNAVPPTLAYALGRKLREAIDSKLGDC
- the LOC120282317 gene encoding DNA (cytosine-5)-methyltransferase 1B-like isoform X1, which encodes MVGDPVSAAVSGNKRKVTEFCSRKKRRLTDDNAVVIAKMRSNSSLQNVEDSVGRTRPKRGALWSNCKKKSVKINGKSSIVETRRIRLVEDEEVAVGLTRLGSEDHPPCRKLLDFILHDAEGNPKLLEMSEIEDLFITAFIMPLDDNLEKAKGRGVKCVAFGRIDSWAISGYDEGSPVVWISTDIADYECVKPSSCYKCFYEHFYEKAQISIEVYRKLARSAGGNPDLSLAELVAAVVRSMNRSKSSCSEFIGRDFVICLGRFIYNQLIGLDETSERNDASFSTLPTLLALNNECRNRTDFNKSPSNASCGILKINEAQQSQIIEDDDQKCARLLQEWENWISMKQERARQSTTSRSLCTAEIASYYPLPAYYQPSAEEMDEYIIFENDANMCYPEPPRRVLHNWSLYDSDSRFVPLELLLMKPWDEVDLTVFGSGIVTYDDKYDDETGFCHGTEPGLSSPNSLRIEDTDGFPIFLSALKKWRIKKFEPSTFFISIQTDVARFWLGKPAKQYIQWYEPVFKTGKLVISIITLLRAQSRLSKLSFADVLKKVSEFDNNHPAFISHNLVLVESYVLAHGQFILQLFSKFPDKEIQKCAFVTCLSHKMQERHHFKPLREKKIVVRTEENLNASAAVRVLSKRDLMRATSTRLINEIWQEYYLHYFPNNSKHGDTQEVKKQDLKKKEENAEEGLEEKVPNKEEKLSKPCPSTQSCNPKSRHGEVLWKGEPTVKTGSGDAFYRQADVHGDQLVVGGAVVVGTDESEDNMTIVFLEYMFEKEGTKMAHGRILLKSSETILKNAGNEREVFLTSDCVDFKLGDVKESVTVEIRLRSWGHEHRASYSNADKIDMAKAEERKKNGLPMEYYCKSLYWPERGAFVSLPFDSMGLGNGVCNSCKQRDTQEVQFVVSSRTSFSYMKTEYKVHDFVYVRPHSFSMAKDKRKTVKGGRIVGLKPYIVCHLLGVEGAKRKGATPESTLVKVRRFYRPEDISADEAYAADIREVYYSEDIFSVSVEMLEGKCEVRKKNDLPTLDFPAITQHVFFCEKIYNAVNKCLNELPAKHKFIISLNRKASHTSLRMLKREENCDVEPDDCGRRKDLSKDGRLAALDIFSGSGGLSEGLHQSGVSFTKWAIEYEQSSGEAFSQNHPDTLVFIDNCNVILRAIMEKCGDVDDCISTSEATKLAAELSKEKLNNLPLPGQVDFIYGGPPCQGFSSMNRFNQGAWSKVQCEMILSFLSFVEYFRPRFFLLENVRTFVSFNKGHTFRFTLASLLEMGYQVRFGVLDAGSYGVAQSRKRAFIWAASPEEKLPEWPEPMHVVAGSELRIFLSNGKHYSAVRSTAGGAPFRALTVKDTIGDLPPVGNGASNVEIEYAGKPVSWFQKQIRGKSLVLKDHIAKSMNEINLRRCQLVPKHIGADWRELPDEKVELSNGQISDLRPPCLVRTAHRHNDWKGLFGRLGWEGNFPTSTTDPNPMHKVGMCFHPNQDRIVTVRECARSQGFPDTYTFVGTISDKHRQVGNAVPPTLAYALGRKLREAIDSKLGDC
- the LOC120282318 gene encoding LRR receptor kinase BAK1-like isoform X1 gives rise to the protein MAFWFLCLVLVLHHSSRVYANDEGDALYTFYLALIDSKGVLQSWDRTLPNPCTWFHVTCDPDDRVIRVDLGNAELSGKLVPQLGQLKKLQYLELYNNSISGTIPSELGNLSILASLDLYWNNFTGGIPDTLGKLTNLRFLRLNNNNLTDKIPQDLTKINNLQVLDLSNNHLSGEVPVTGSFSRFTPVSFKGNPLLCGPNTEKSCPNAPPLSPPPAIVQPASPSSKGNSASSVGTMAAGIAAGAALLFAAPAIGFAWWSRHRQRDYFYDIPAEEELDVHLGQLKKFSLLELQVATDSFNKKNILGRGGFGNVYRGRLADGTLVAVKRLKEERTPGGEVQFQTEVEIISLAVHRNLLRLLGFCLTQTERLLVYPFMANGSVASLLRERSSSQPSLEWPTRWQIALGSARGLSYLHDHCDPKIIHRDVKAANILLDEEFVAIVGDFGLAKLMNYRDTHVTTAVRGTIGHIAPEYISTGKSSEKTDVFGYGIMLLELITGQRAFDLARLANDDDDVMLLEWVKSLLKDKRLDKLIDPDMQNNYVETEVESLIRVALLCTQGSPADRPRMAEVVRMLEGEGLAERWEEWQDLEPVTQQDLRLQIPSSHGNSFSNFNYSAVELSGPR